A genome region from Labilibaculum antarcticum includes the following:
- a CDS encoding bifunctional metallophosphatase/5'-nucleotidase codes for MKRNYIYILCVAVIVICSCAVPKADHVTLKVFGTSDVHGALFQYDLVEERETSSSLAQVYSYVDQERKKGDAEVVLLDNGDILQGDPLVYYSNFEKPETKHICAEIMNFMQYDAATVGNHDIEPGHEVYDKLVTEFQFPWMAANAVRNSDGKPYFQPYSVIEKKGVKIVVLGLITPAIPKWLPEKIWSGMHFEPMIESAQKWMKIIQEKENPDFVIGLLHSGAGEEHEKTEVNPENASLLVAEKVSGIDMVICGHDHQENIIWVENPDKEKVLVINPQSRAHFLAEVTVDFTWDQATKRYTKILEPKLIEVKNLQPSKEYIEHFQPLFDEVSSYVSRPVGTFKRSISTKDAMFGDSPFIDLIHNIQLDLADADISFASPLSFNAIIDSGELQVRDLFKLYRFENLLYTMSLTGKEIHGYLEFSYNDWFQQMGKSSDPMLFIKTTEKGSRLSTMFFNYSSAEGIDYTVDLRKPYGERVSILKMTNGDAFDEAKMYRVALNSYRGNGGGNHLTEGAGLTKKELSTRIINSTTKDLRYYLMKWIEEEGIVDIQSNNNWTVIPEEWHAEATKREYELLYGEK; via the coding sequence ATGAAAAGAAATTATATATATATACTTTGTGTTGCAGTAATTGTAATCTGCTCGTGTGCAGTTCCGAAGGCAGATCATGTTACACTAAAAGTCTTTGGGACCTCGGATGTTCACGGGGCACTGTTTCAGTATGATTTGGTTGAAGAAAGAGAAACTTCTTCTTCTTTGGCACAGGTTTATTCTTACGTTGATCAGGAGCGGAAAAAAGGGGATGCTGAAGTTGTTTTGCTTGATAATGGTGATATTCTTCAGGGAGATCCTTTGGTTTACTATTCGAATTTTGAAAAACCCGAGACAAAACATATATGTGCCGAAATAATGAATTTTATGCAGTACGATGCTGCAACGGTTGGGAATCATGATATTGAACCCGGTCATGAGGTGTACGATAAATTGGTTACAGAATTTCAATTTCCCTGGATGGCTGCAAATGCAGTTCGTAACTCCGATGGAAAGCCTTACTTTCAGCCTTATTCGGTAATTGAGAAAAAAGGTGTTAAGATTGTTGTTTTAGGTCTGATTACTCCAGCCATTCCGAAATGGTTGCCTGAAAAAATATGGTCGGGAATGCATTTTGAACCTATGATTGAATCGGCTCAGAAATGGATGAAGATTATTCAAGAGAAGGAGAACCCAGATTTTGTGATTGGTTTGTTGCATTCCGGAGCAGGTGAAGAGCATGAAAAAACGGAAGTAAATCCTGAAAATGCGTCTTTGCTTGTGGCAGAAAAAGTTTCGGGTATTGATATGGTGATCTGCGGACACGATCATCAGGAGAATATTATTTGGGTGGAAAATCCGGATAAGGAGAAAGTCTTGGTGATAAATCCTCAAAGCAGAGCTCATTTTTTAGCAGAAGTGACTGTCGATTTCACATGGGATCAGGCAACTAAAAGATATACGAAAATTCTTGAGCCTAAATTGATTGAAGTTAAGAATTTGCAACCATCAAAGGAATATATTGAACATTTTCAGCCTTTGTTTGATGAGGTGAGCAGTTATGTTTCGCGTCCGGTTGGGACTTTTAAAAGAAGTATTTCGACAAAAGATGCCATGTTTGGCGATTCTCCTTTTATCGATTTAATACATAACATACAATTGGATTTAGCTGATGCCGATATTTCTTTTGCCTCACCACTCTCTTTTAATGCGATTATTGATTCGGGAGAACTTCAGGTGCGCGATTTGTTTAAATTGTATCGATTTGAGAATTTATTATACACGATGAGTTTAACAGGAAAAGAGATTCATGGATATTTGGAATTCAGTTATAACGACTGGTTTCAGCAGATGGGAAAATCAAGTGACCCGATGCTGTTTATTAAGACAACAGAAAAGGGCAGTAGGCTAAGTACGATGTTCTTTAATTACAGCTCAGCCGAAGGAATCGATTATACAGTAGATTTGAGAAAGCCTTATGGGGAAAGAGTAAGTATCTTAAAGATGACAAATGGTGATGCATTCGATGAGGCAAAAATGTATCGCGTTGCACTTAATTCCTATAGGGGAAATGGCGGGGGAAATCACCTAACCGAAGGTGCTGGGCTAACTAAAAAAGAATTGTCAACTCGTATCATAAACTCAACCACCAAAGATTTACGTTACTATTTAATGAAGTGGATTGAAGAAGAAGGAATTGTTGATATTCAGAGCAATAACAACTGGACAGTGATACCGGAAGAATGGCATGCAGAAGCTACAAAAAGAGAATATGAGTTGCTTTATGGGGAAAAATAA
- a CDS encoding periplasmic heavy metal sensor: MKNIKTKVAVIGVAGLMICMGAPDLQAQRNMRSKKDCPKGIEFSDQQKEQIKESKIEFAKATKDLKNELNELRAHQKTLMSAEKPDLKAIYSNIDKASALKSQLRKEQIAMKLDVKSVLTDDQKVMMANRPARNKGMRQGGKDRMTKGQGRMNRDAVCDKGGMAQGQRFGNGNGNGKGSGAKGMKQGRQNNNWMNFSDEQKGQMKEFRTAHMKESKSLRDEAEELQLKQEHLMTSENIDKKLIMENVDRLSGIQNKLDKMKVDQKMEMRKILTEDQLTLFLSHSGMGRGFGNGKGHRHFNN, from the coding sequence ATGAAAAATATAAAGACAAAGGTCGCAGTAATTGGAGTTGCAGGTTTAATGATTTGTATGGGAGCTCCAGATTTGCAGGCACAAAGAAATATGCGTTCTAAAAAGGATTGTCCAAAAGGGATCGAGTTTAGCGATCAGCAAAAAGAGCAAATAAAAGAATCTAAAATTGAATTTGCCAAAGCAACCAAGGATTTGAAAAATGAATTGAACGAGTTACGTGCTCACCAAAAGACATTGATGTCGGCCGAGAAGCCCGATCTCAAGGCTATTTATTCTAATATTGACAAAGCATCGGCTTTAAAAAGTCAACTAAGAAAAGAACAGATTGCCATGAAATTGGATGTAAAATCAGTTCTTACTGATGATCAGAAAGTGATGATGGCAAATCGCCCAGCGAGAAACAAGGGAATGAGACAGGGTGGAAAAGACCGGATGACAAAAGGACAAGGTCGAATGAATAGAGATGCTGTGTGCGATAAAGGTGGTATGGCACAAGGGCAAAGATTTGGAAATGGAAATGGGAACGGAAAAGGTTCCGGTGCCAAGGGAATGAAGCAAGGCCGACAAAATAACAATTGGATGAATTTTTCGGATGAACAGAAGGGACAAATGAAAGAATTTCGCACTGCTCATATGAAAGAGTCAAAAAGTTTAAGAGATGAGGCGGAAGAATTGCAGCTAAAGCAAGAACACCTGATGACTTCTGAAAACATTGATAAGAAGTTGATCATGGAAAATGTTGATCGCTTATCTGGAATTCAGAATAAATTGGACAAAATGAAAGTTGATCAAAAAATGGAGATGCGTAAGATACTTACAGAAGATCAATTAACTCTTTTTTTAAGTCATTCGGGAATGGGACGTGGTTTCGGCAATGGAAAAGGACACAGGCATTTTAACAATTAG
- a CDS encoding S41 family peptidase — MGIKNSKNTVLFPILLACAVVLGMMLNSVFQKGTGVDPGIFQLQNSGNKLDIVLDMIEEDYVDTVSSVDLVEKAIPAILKDLDPHTVYIPAKDLQRVNEDLKGNFGGIGVQFIRYQDTVAIVKVIPGGPSEIAGIKAGDRIVMVDDSLVAGVKMTDSDIIDRLKGPKGTPVKIGIYRRGEKAIIDKELLRGSIPVASVDVAYMISDTTGYIKVSRFAATTYFEFSEGLQKLSDLGMKQLIVDLRGNTGGYLSEATNMINEFLHEGKMIVYTHGKSQPKTDYMSNGKGQFKDLPIMVLIDEASASASEIFAGAIQDNDRGKIVGRRSFGKGLVQEQRRLPDGSALRLTVARYYTPTGRCIQKSYANGKEDYYNDLNHRFLNGEFEKRDSIHFNDSLKYVTPGGNIVYGGGGIMPDVFIPVDTSGYSDYYRELRGKGVIYQYAFSFVDDHRKEMLELKDYKSVLAFINHQPIVKELVAYAKDKGVKPDSHGLAQSLNVIEIQLKAYIARDAIDDEGFYPIIKDLDRTLLEAEGLFK, encoded by the coding sequence ATGGGAATTAAGAATAGTAAAAATACAGTATTATTTCCAATACTTTTGGCTTGTGCCGTGGTGTTGGGGATGATGTTGAACTCGGTTTTTCAAAAAGGAACAGGTGTTGATCCTGGAATTTTTCAATTGCAGAATTCAGGTAATAAATTGGATATCGTATTGGATATGATTGAGGAAGATTATGTAGATACAGTATCTTCCGTGGACCTGGTTGAAAAGGCCATTCCGGCTATATTGAAAGATTTGGATCCGCATACCGTATATATTCCAGCCAAAGATCTACAACGTGTAAACGAAGATTTGAAAGGGAATTTTGGAGGAATTGGAGTTCAATTTATTAGGTATCAGGACACTGTTGCAATTGTAAAAGTTATTCCTGGTGGGCCATCAGAAATTGCCGGTATAAAGGCGGGTGATAGAATCGTTATGGTTGATGATTCACTTGTTGCCGGGGTAAAAATGACTGATAGCGATATTATTGATCGTTTAAAAGGGCCCAAAGGAACTCCGGTGAAAATTGGAATTTATCGCAGAGGCGAAAAGGCGATCATAGATAAGGAGCTGCTAAGAGGATCTATTCCTGTGGCTAGTGTTGATGTTGCCTATATGATTTCCGATACAACAGGATACATTAAGGTAAGTCGATTTGCGGCAACAACTTATTTCGAATTTTCCGAAGGTCTTCAAAAATTATCGGACTTAGGGATGAAGCAATTAATTGTGGATTTAAGAGGTAATACTGGCGGATATCTTTCCGAGGCTACAAATATGATCAATGAATTTTTGCATGAAGGTAAAATGATTGTTTACACGCATGGGAAATCTCAGCCTAAAACGGATTACATGTCAAATGGAAAAGGACAGTTTAAGGATCTTCCGATAATGGTTTTAATTGATGAGGCTTCTGCTTCGGCTAGTGAAATTTTTGCTGGTGCGATTCAAGATAACGACAGAGGTAAAATTGTTGGTCGCAGATCATTTGGTAAAGGATTGGTGCAGGAGCAGAGACGTCTTCCTGATGGATCGGCACTGAGATTAACTGTTGCCAGATATTACACTCCAACAGGCAGATGTATTCAGAAATCATACGCGAATGGGAAAGAAGATTATTACAATGATCTGAATCATCGTTTTTTGAATGGGGAATTTGAAAAGAGAGACTCAATTCATTTTAATGATTCCTTAAAATATGTAACACCTGGGGGCAATATTGTTTATGGTGGTGGTGGAATTATGCCCGATGTGTTTATTCCCGTTGATACTTCAGGTTATTCAGATTATTATAGAGAATTAAGAGGTAAAGGTGTCATCTATCAGTATGCCTTCTCTTTTGTTGATGATCATCGCAAAGAAATGCTGGAATTGAAAGATTACAAGTCGGTGCTTGCATTTATTAATCATCAGCCTATTGTAAAAGAATTGGTTGCTTATGCCAAAGATAAAGGAGTAAAGCCTGACTCTCATGGTTTGGCTCAGTCTTTAAATGTAATTGAAATTCAGTTGAAGGCATATATTGCAAGAGACGCGATTGACGATGAAGGGTTTTACCCAATCATTAAAGATCTGGACAGAACATTACTGGAAGCAGAAGGATTGTTTAAGTAA
- a CDS encoding dCMP deaminase family protein, translating to MQNAKPLDLDLKQDKLDRRYVRMALIWAENSYCVRRQVGALIVKNQMIISDGYNGTPSGFENVCEDENFKTKPYVLHAEANAITKVAKSSNSSENATLYVTATPCIECAKLIIQAGIVRVVYSEEYHSTEGKELLERAGIEVKYVNIIE from the coding sequence ATGCAAAATGCGAAACCGTTGGACTTAGACCTAAAGCAAGATAAATTAGATAGACGATATGTAAGAATGGCGTTGATTTGGGCTGAAAATTCTTACTGTGTAAGAAGGCAGGTTGGTGCATTAATTGTGAAAAATCAGATGATCATTTCGGATGGCTACAACGGAACACCTTCTGGCTTCGAGAATGTTTGTGAGGATGAAAACTTCAAAACGAAACCTTACGTGCTACATGCAGAGGCCAATGCAATTACCAAAGTTGCAAAATCAAGCAATAGCAGTGAAAATGCCACGCTCTATGTAACGGCTACACCTTGTATCGAGTGCGCAAAACTAATTATTCAGGCGGGTATCGTTCGGGTTGTTTATTCGGAAGAGTATCATAGTACTGAAGGGAAGGAATTGTTGGAAAGAGCAGGGATTGAAGTGAAGTATGTAAATATAATAGAATAG
- a CDS encoding gliding motility-associated C-terminal domain-containing protein, which produces MSGYSELISNQNVLTAIPNNSQTVTIDKEIICEGELTQIHVTPTEIGVNYQLQSEETTIGIPQAGNGSEIHFTITPSKSTNYQIVATDDSTLESTTLSQTTSIEVISAPINDIAVSISEKQICIGENTTISLSTSETGVSYQLYDKTSMQGDCIQGTNSAISFPEFSPFRSVPYHIVATNNICASTSTLNQTAMVLVGLSPEDHLHPTIDKHTICKNEEVVISLTPTDPTVSYQLYDGDTPIGAPLYGNSEDLNFEPTTPIASTTYRIEALGNKCLNPVDIRYTVNIDVHNPPQTNRELLVDREKICIGEEAILSIKNSENGIFYQLHDGSNFLEPNIIGNGNTIDFPSIAPLKRSQYQVYAHETVCIDKISLNNSQQIDIFDIQPLSLENFVTPSEICLGELVDIELPTSITGIEYILHDGNEEIGSITSSGKAVVFEKILPSEQSSYKITIGNCVDEFIGSKPEIVVHRNPKLQILSKDARYGNDGQLTISTSDGTAPYKYIIDPGETYSTEAELLELNNLAIGTYQILLVDGNYCRSSDAGQLVEIHLEDGKKVIVGNALTPNGDGINDEWLIQFEPDLTAPEVFIFNIYGQEIYHSKSYQNNWKGSYNGSVLANGAYYYLIDFESEAIKPIRGTLSILGN; this is translated from the coding sequence ATGTCGGGATATTCAGAACTCATCAGCAATCAAAATGTATTAACAGCTATTCCCAACAATTCGCAAACAGTTACCATCGATAAAGAGATAATTTGCGAGGGAGAACTTACTCAAATTCATGTAACACCAACTGAAATTGGGGTAAACTACCAACTCCAATCAGAAGAAACAACTATTGGAATTCCTCAAGCTGGAAATGGTTCTGAGATCCACTTTACCATTACGCCAAGCAAATCAACCAACTATCAAATAGTTGCCACCGATGATTCAACTTTAGAAAGCACTACTTTATCGCAAACTACAAGTATTGAAGTGATAAGCGCACCCATCAATGACATCGCGGTTAGCATATCCGAAAAGCAAATTTGCATTGGGGAAAATACTACTATTTCTTTAAGCACAAGCGAAACGGGTGTTAGCTACCAGTTGTACGACAAAACATCTATGCAAGGAGATTGCATTCAAGGAACCAATTCCGCCATTTCTTTTCCTGAATTCTCTCCTTTTCGCTCTGTACCTTATCACATCGTTGCAACCAATAACATTTGCGCTTCGACCTCCACACTTAACCAAACTGCCATGGTTTTAGTTGGTCTCTCACCAGAAGATCATTTACACCCAACCATCGATAAGCACACTATTTGTAAAAACGAGGAGGTTGTAATTTCGTTAACACCTACGGATCCAACGGTTAGCTACCAACTATATGATGGAGACACTCCTATTGGTGCACCTTTATATGGTAATAGTGAAGACTTGAATTTTGAACCAACCACTCCCATAGCATCAACAACCTACAGAATTGAGGCTCTGGGGAACAAATGTTTAAACCCGGTAGATATTAGATATACGGTAAATATTGATGTACACAATCCTCCTCAAACGAATCGTGAACTTCTTGTCGATCGTGAGAAAATTTGCATTGGAGAAGAAGCAATCCTGTCTATTAAAAATAGTGAAAATGGCATTTTTTATCAACTACATGATGGAAGTAATTTTCTGGAACCAAACATCATTGGCAATGGAAACACGATTGATTTCCCATCCATTGCTCCATTAAAACGTTCACAATATCAGGTTTATGCACATGAAACTGTTTGCATAGATAAAATAAGCTTAAACAACAGTCAACAAATAGACATATTTGATATTCAACCTTTATCACTAGAAAATTTCGTTACCCCATCAGAAATTTGCTTAGGAGAACTTGTGGATATTGAACTTCCAACTTCAATTACAGGAATTGAATATATTTTACATGATGGAAATGAAGAGATTGGCAGCATAACAAGTTCGGGAAAAGCTGTTGTTTTTGAGAAAATTCTGCCCAGCGAACAATCCAGTTACAAAATAACAATTGGCAATTGTGTAGATGAATTTATTGGCTCAAAACCAGAAATTGTGGTTCATAGAAATCCAAAATTACAAATTCTTAGCAAAGATGCACGATACGGGAATGATGGACAGCTCACAATTAGCACTTCCGATGGAACAGCTCCTTACAAATACATTATTGATCCCGGAGAAACCTATTCAACCGAAGCTGAGTTATTGGAATTAAATAATTTAGCGATTGGGACTTACCAAATACTTCTTGTTGATGGAAATTATTGCCGGTCATCGGATGCTGGTCAACTGGTAGAAATACATCTGGAAGATGGCAAAAAAGTCATTGTAGGTAATGCACTTACACCTAACGGAGATGGGATAAATGACGAATGGCTTATTCAATTCGAGCCTGATTTAACGGCACCCGAAGTATTTATTTTCAACATTTACGGACAAGAAATTTATCATTCTAAATCTTACCAAAACAATTGGAAAGGAAGTTATAATGGATCGGTTTTGGCCAATGGTGCCTACTACTATTTAATTGATTTTGAATCGGAAGCAATAAAACCAATTAGAGGTACATTATCAATTCTTGGCAATTAG
- a CDS encoding PorP/SprF family type IX secretion system membrane protein → MRTQVKLITLIIILLAIADFSAKAQQVPLLDQYYINPVVYNPAASGANGLFNSYLIRNQKFMGFDGGQVTHVFTADAALKDGKYGVGLNLTSDGVGIFNNTQALLSYAYRLKFADNHNLRFGISAGVSDFRMDMSGIVANSNDPYLLNNNIKSTKFIANLGVYYSYNKLLLGITVPQLLNNSISESTDEKQSSYKLNRQLLITGGYKFPLKAVKNLSISPFLLLRYANNTPIQYDVNVIADLKNKGWFAVNYRDEFSVGLNLGVRVLKNFTIGYSYDIGIQNSGRYSSNNHEFLLGYNLPLSSDKKPNRILNNDSNILKTLLAEKYRKIDYLRKALEEMEKRDKQLDQDRDGVADDIDQCPNTPSYYIVDETGCPVDSDEDGIVDSEDLCPEIPGSFENKGCPEQKEEKIEMETHLENIYFSFSNFTITQYSRKKLAVLITILQKNKHYTLKMHGHTDDIGSNRSNVELAYKRLLTVKNYLVLNGIPDNQIIVVPHGESLPIVANTDSKSRANNRRVSFEIFNYQ, encoded by the coding sequence ATGAGAACCCAAGTAAAGCTTATAACACTAATTATTATCCTACTAGCCATTGCTGATTTTTCTGCAAAAGCTCAACAAGTGCCTTTACTTGATCAGTACTACATCAATCCTGTTGTGTACAATCCTGCAGCTTCAGGAGCAAATGGATTGTTCAATTCCTACCTTATTCGAAATCAAAAATTCATGGGCTTTGACGGTGGTCAGGTAACCCATGTATTTACAGCTGATGCAGCATTAAAGGATGGTAAATATGGCGTAGGCCTTAATCTCACCAGCGATGGTGTGGGGATTTTTAATAATACCCAAGCTTTACTCAGCTATGCATATCGCTTAAAATTTGCAGACAATCACAATCTCCGATTTGGTATCTCTGCCGGAGTTTCAGATTTCCGAATGGATATGTCTGGAATTGTAGCAAATTCGAATGACCCTTACTTACTAAACAACAACATTAAAAGCACCAAGTTTATTGCTAATTTGGGTGTTTACTACAGCTACAATAAACTACTACTTGGAATCACTGTTCCTCAACTACTCAACAATTCCATATCAGAATCAACAGACGAAAAACAAAGCTCGTACAAATTAAACAGACAGTTACTGATAACAGGCGGATATAAATTCCCGCTTAAAGCGGTTAAAAACCTTAGCATATCTCCATTCCTGCTGCTTAGATACGCCAATAACACGCCAATTCAATACGATGTTAATGTTATTGCTGATTTAAAAAATAAAGGCTGGTTTGCTGTCAACTATCGTGATGAATTCTCGGTAGGTCTTAACTTGGGCGTAAGAGTTCTTAAAAATTTCACGATTGGATATTCTTATGATATTGGCATTCAAAATTCTGGCAGATACTCATCCAACAATCATGAATTCTTACTTGGATACAACCTGCCCTTATCTTCAGACAAAAAACCCAATCGGATTCTAAACAATGATAGCAATATATTAAAAACCTTACTGGCCGAGAAATACAGAAAGATTGATTATTTAAGAAAGGCATTGGAAGAAATGGAAAAGAGGGACAAACAGTTAGACCAAGACAGAGATGGAGTGGCTGACGATATTGATCAATGTCCTAATACTCCTTCCTACTACATTGTTGATGAAACTGGTTGCCCAGTAGATTCTGACGAAGATGGAATCGTGGACAGTGAAGATCTTTGTCCGGAAATACCAGGAAGTTTTGAAAACAAAGGATGCCCGGAACAAAAAGAGGAGAAAATTGAAATGGAGACACATTTGGAAAATATATATTTCTCCTTTAGTAATTTTACAATTACCCAATATTCAAGAAAAAAACTTGCTGTACTAATTACCATCCTGCAAAAGAACAAGCACTACACACTTAAAATGCATGGACATACCGATGATATTGGTTCCAATAGATCAAATGTAGAATTGGCCTACAAACGCCTTTTAACAGTCAAGAACTATTTGGTACTAAACGGTATTCCCGACAATCAAATAATCGTGGTTCCTCATGGTGAAAGTTTACCAATTGTGGCAAATACCGACAGCAAGAGTCGTGCAAATAACCGAAGAGTTTCTTTTGAAATATTCAATTATCAATAA
- a CDS encoding glycoside hydrolase family 130 protein: protein MEICKRNLHIIDWETEVDLNKPVSRYPGNPIISCDDVNRVWKDPKYQVITVHNAGITFYNDEVIMLFRSHLRNGISVIGTARSRNGINNWAIDPEPSIKPCNDKDVFAEGTNKNNLIENEGGGAEDPRISCIGDTYFITYSAYHAMEKDKVRVSLITTQDFKSFVRHGPLMDVDMRNVVIFPEKINDQYYALFRPNDHTEDHTGGVFKEIQIGCNKDLFSNNWILTKEPIMRQAGGPSTFGSKIGPGATPIKTKYGWINIFHGVRGTMDGNPYTLGVALHDLKNPEKVQVSNIPILFPTKADCKTKEEEYVHVPNVVFCCGAHRNEDGTIFIYYGGNDTVMNVGVTHEDVLVELCLKYPQNPLDGVPMYPF from the coding sequence ATGGAAATTTGCAAGAGGAATTTACACATTATTGACTGGGAAACGGAAGTTGATTTAAACAAACCCGTTTCCAGATATCCTGGCAACCCAATTATTAGCTGTGACGATGTTAATCGTGTTTGGAAAGATCCAAAATACCAGGTTATCACGGTACACAATGCAGGCATTACATTCTATAACGATGAGGTGATTATGTTGTTTCGATCACACCTTCGAAATGGAATTTCGGTGATTGGTACTGCTCGCAGTCGCAATGGAATAAACAATTGGGCGATTGATCCTGAACCAAGTATAAAACCCTGTAACGATAAGGATGTATTTGCTGAAGGAACAAATAAGAATAACTTGATTGAAAATGAAGGCGGAGGAGCAGAGGATCCAAGGATTTCTTGTATCGGAGACACTTATTTTATTACGTATAGCGCCTATCACGCAATGGAAAAAGATAAGGTTCGGGTTTCGTTGATTACAACTCAGGATTTTAAATCATTTGTAAGGCATGGTCCGTTAATGGATGTGGATATGCGGAATGTCGTAATTTTTCCTGAGAAAATTAATGACCAGTATTATGCTCTTTTTCGTCCGAATGATCATACTGAAGATCATACTGGCGGTGTTTTTAAAGAGATTCAAATTGGGTGCAATAAAGATCTGTTCAGTAATAATTGGATTCTAACAAAGGAGCCAATAATGAGACAGGCTGGAGGGCCAAGTACATTTGGGAGCAAAATAGGACCGGGTGCAACTCCCATTAAAACAAAATATGGATGGATTAATATTTTTCATGGGGTGCGAGGTACCATGGATGGTAATCCCTATACTTTGGGTGTTGCTCTTCATGATCTGAAAAATCCGGAAAAAGTTCAGGTGTCCAATATTCCGATTCTTTTCCCCACTAAAGCTGACTGTAAAACGAAAGAAGAAGAGTATGTACATGTTCCTAATGTCGTATTTTGTTGTGGTGCCCATCGTAATGAGGATGGTACAATATTTATTTATTATGGCGGAAATGACACGGTAATGAACGTTGGTGTAACACATGAAGATGTGTTAGTTGAACTTTGTCTGAAATACCCTCAAAATCCTTTAGATGGAGTTCCTATGTATCCATTTTAG